One genomic region from Candidatus Cybelea sp. encodes:
- a CDS encoding 3-hydroxyacyl-CoA dehydrogenase, which translates to MHLQGRTFLVSGGSSGLGAACVTEFAGAGANVVIGDISERGEELARELGGNVRFVKTDVTDSAQVQNAVDTAAREFGGLNGAICCAGIATAERVIGREGPLPLERFTKVITVNLIGTFNVIRLTGAKMIEFPVEPGEDRGVIICTASVAAYDGQIGQAAYAASKGGIVGLTLPVAREFAQHQIRVCSIAPGIFDTPLLAGLPEAARESLGKQVPFPSRLGRPAEYAHLARHIAENQMLNGEVIRLDGAIRMAPR; encoded by the coding sequence ATGCACTTACAAGGACGCACTTTTTTGGTCAGCGGCGGAAGTTCCGGTCTGGGAGCCGCTTGCGTTACCGAGTTCGCCGGAGCCGGCGCCAACGTCGTGATCGGCGATATCAGCGAACGCGGCGAAGAGCTCGCCCGCGAGCTCGGCGGTAACGTACGCTTCGTGAAGACCGACGTTACCGATTCGGCTCAGGTTCAGAACGCGGTCGATACGGCCGCGCGCGAGTTCGGCGGGCTCAACGGCGCGATCTGCTGCGCCGGCATCGCGACGGCCGAGCGCGTGATTGGACGCGAAGGCCCGCTGCCGCTCGAACGCTTCACCAAAGTTATCACCGTCAATCTGATCGGAACGTTCAACGTCATCCGTCTGACGGGAGCGAAGATGATCGAATTTCCGGTCGAACCGGGGGAGGATCGCGGCGTCATCATCTGCACGGCCTCGGTTGCCGCGTACGACGGCCAGATCGGACAGGCCGCCTATGCGGCCTCAAAGGGCGGAATCGTTGGGCTCACCCTGCCGGTCGCGCGCGAGTTCGCGCAGCATCAAATTCGCGTCTGCAGCATCGCCCCGGGGATCTTCGATACGCCGCTGCTCGCCGGGCTGCCCGAAGCCGCGCGTGAGTCGCTCGGGAAGCAGGTTCCGTTCCCGTCGCGCCTGGGACGGCCGGCTGAATACGCGCACCTTGCCCGGCACATCGCGGAGAATCAAATGCTTAACGGTGAAGTGATTCGCCTGGACGGCGCGATCAGGATGGCGCCGCGCTGA
- the msrA gene encoding peptide-methionine (S)-S-oxide reductase MsrA — MKRLLSAVLLLGLLIAASAPAPAAAPSNDQRVVLAGGCFWGMQLVFGQLKGVDRVVAGYAGGEASTAQYETVSTGATGHAESVEITYDPAKISFKSLLDVYFKVAHDPTELNRQGPDQGTQYRSEIFYTTAQQHGTAVAAIAHLDQTHAYPSRIVTIVAPLRGFYPAEAYHQDYALHNPQNPYIVVNDLPKLKVLRQDYPQLVKPNAPDPS, encoded by the coding sequence ATGAAGCGTCTTCTTAGCGCCGTACTTCTTCTCGGACTTCTCATCGCCGCGTCCGCCCCCGCTCCGGCGGCGGCGCCGTCGAACGACCAGCGCGTCGTACTCGCCGGCGGCTGCTTCTGGGGCATGCAGCTCGTCTTCGGGCAACTCAAAGGCGTCGATCGCGTCGTTGCCGGTTACGCGGGGGGCGAAGCCTCTACAGCGCAGTACGAGACGGTGAGCACCGGTGCGACCGGCCACGCGGAGTCGGTCGAGATCACCTACGACCCGGCGAAGATCTCGTTCAAGTCGCTGCTCGACGTCTATTTCAAGGTTGCGCACGATCCGACGGAGCTCAATCGCCAAGGCCCCGACCAAGGCACGCAGTATCGCTCCGAGATCTTCTACACGACCGCGCAGCAGCACGGTACGGCGGTCGCGGCGATCGCGCACTTGGACCAGACGCACGCCTATCCGTCGCGCATCGTAACGATCGTGGCTCCCTTACGCGGATTCTATCCGGCCGAGGCGTACCATCAGGACTACGCGCTGCACAATCCGCAGAATCCGTATATCGTCGTCAACGACCTTCCGAAACTCAAGGTCCTGCGCCAGGATTATCCGCAGCTCGTCAAACCCAACGCGCCGGATCCGAGTTAG
- a CDS encoding DoxX family protein: MDIAFLIVRVIVGLAVAAHGAQKLFGWFGGPGIRGTAGTFESLGFRPGIIFAWMAALGETGGGLLTLLGLGGALGPVLIVLVMIVAVGAVHITKGFFISKGGWELNAAYVAGALAIAFGGNGAYSLDNALNLTFLTQPEQVWFAFAAAAIVALLNLLARRPVKA, from the coding sequence ATGGACATCGCATTTCTGATCGTTCGGGTGATCGTGGGTTTGGCGGTTGCCGCTCACGGAGCCCAGAAGCTCTTCGGCTGGTTCGGCGGTCCGGGAATTCGCGGAACGGCCGGCACGTTCGAAAGCCTCGGTTTTCGTCCAGGAATCATTTTTGCATGGATGGCCGCCCTCGGAGAGACCGGCGGCGGCCTGCTCACGCTCCTGGGCCTGGGCGGTGCACTCGGGCCGGTGCTCATCGTCCTCGTGATGATCGTCGCCGTCGGCGCGGTGCACATCACGAAAGGCTTCTTCATCAGTAAGGGCGGCTGGGAACTCAATGCCGCCTACGTCGCCGGCGCGCTCGCGATCGCGTTCGGCGGCAACGGCGCGTACTCGCTGGACAACGCGCTGAATCTGACGTTTCTCACCCAACCCGAGCAGGTCTGGTTTGCCTTCGCCGCCGCGGCGATCGTCGCGCTGCTCAATCTGCTCGCGCGCCGTCCGGTGAAAGCATGA
- a CDS encoding DEAD/DEAH box helicase, whose product MREFFHPLVQEWFDAAFTAPTEPQTRGWPAIRAGGDVLISAPTGSGKTLSAFTLCLDDLVRRAVAGTLPEQTLVVYVSPLKALTNDVRENLEKPLSALTMLAIERGIGMAPIRTAVRTGDTTPAQRQGMLRKPPHVLVTTPESLFILLTAEKSRALFASVKTVIVDEIHAMAADKRGSHLALTLARLDYLVEQSGARKPQRIGLSATVRPLEDVARFLSDRTTTVDVGHRREMELRIEVPSDELGPVASKEMWGEIYDRVAEQIRAHRTTLIFVGTRRMSERVAFALNERLGEGFVMPHHGSLARELRFDVEQRLRDGQLRAVVATASLELGIDIGSVDLVVQLGSPRAIAVALQRVGRSGHWVGALPKGIFYVTTRDELIECAALVRGIRAGALDALEIPKAPLDILAQQIVASCAQHEWDVDTLYAVVRGTFAYRALERSDFDAVVTMLADGIATSRGRSGTFLHYDRVNGKLRARRGARLAAITSGGAIPDTANFNVIVEPEGHVIGSLDEDFAVESMAGDIFLLGTNSWKIRRVEAGVVRVEDAHGAPPSIPFWNGEGRGRTIELSREVCAVRVAIDQRPDEAAIAWLQEECALDSAGAEQAVAYVRAGKKILGVVPTDRTLVAERFFDEGGGMQLILHTPFGARINRAWGLALRKKFCRSFNLELQAAATDNGIVLSLTDQHAFPLDAVFEFVRSASAEQTLTQALLPAPMFAARWRWNATRALAILRFSGGRRVPPQLIRMRADDLVAAVFPDQAACPENLTGPIRIPDHVLVRETLSNCLHEAMDLDGFIAILREIEAGSLQTVAIDTPEPSVFCHEILNANPFAYLDDAPLEERRARAVQLRRTMRDDVDGAGILDAAAIAQVAEESWPVVRDADELHDALSTLIVMPPEPQWKAWYEELVAQRRAMTVAGFWTCAERLDLARAAYETRSENREEAVTEILRGWLESSGPMTVAQMASRLQIDGAAIEAALLRLEAQGQVLHGRFRSSTPDEQWCNRRVLARIHRLTVGRLRREIEPVTAAQYMAFLQRWQHVAASSRLHGIDGTLQIVRQLEGYEIPTVAWEGQILPARVAGYKPEFLDRLCYSGDVMWGRLSAHPALEPREVENSRRVRPTRLAPISLFLRANAQELIVRRKDPGDALSHAAREILATVEELRAPFFAEIVRATKRLPSEVEEALWQLVAAGLITADGFDALRSLSDAKRRLGERGLRARPRSSSGRWTPLQAATPRIDVEGFARRLLARWGVVFRDVIARESLAPRWRELLLVLRRMEARGEIRGGRFVAGFVGEQFALPEAVDALRAVRRTGESAQIRVGAYDPLSLAGIIVPAEESQHFVPVALPG is encoded by the coding sequence ATGCGTGAGTTTTTCCACCCACTGGTGCAAGAGTGGTTCGACGCGGCCTTCACCGCGCCGACCGAGCCTCAAACCCGCGGCTGGCCGGCCATCCGCGCCGGCGGCGACGTCTTAATTTCCGCGCCGACCGGCTCGGGTAAGACGCTCTCGGCCTTCACGCTCTGCCTCGACGATCTCGTCCGCCGAGCGGTCGCCGGAACGTTGCCCGAGCAAACGCTCGTCGTCTACGTTTCTCCCCTGAAGGCCTTGACCAACGACGTCCGCGAGAACCTCGAGAAGCCGCTTAGCGCGTTGACGATGCTGGCGATCGAGCGCGGCATAGGAATGGCGCCGATTCGCACGGCCGTACGCACCGGCGATACGACGCCGGCGCAACGCCAGGGCATGCTGCGCAAGCCTCCGCACGTGCTGGTGACGACACCGGAATCGCTCTTCATCCTGTTGACCGCTGAAAAATCGCGCGCGCTCTTCGCAAGCGTGAAGACCGTCATCGTCGACGAAATTCACGCCATGGCGGCCGACAAGCGCGGCTCGCATCTGGCGCTGACGCTCGCACGGCTGGATTACCTGGTCGAACAGAGCGGCGCGCGCAAGCCGCAACGCATCGGACTCTCGGCGACGGTGCGGCCGCTCGAAGACGTCGCCCGGTTCCTGAGCGATCGAACGACGACGGTCGACGTCGGACACCGCCGCGAGATGGAGCTGCGCATCGAAGTCCCCAGCGACGAGCTCGGTCCGGTCGCGAGCAAAGAGATGTGGGGCGAGATCTACGATCGCGTCGCCGAGCAGATCCGCGCGCATCGCACGACGCTGATCTTCGTGGGCACCCGCCGGATGAGCGAACGCGTCGCCTTCGCGCTCAACGAGCGTCTCGGGGAAGGCTTCGTGATGCCGCACCACGGCAGCTTGGCGCGAGAACTTCGCTTCGACGTGGAGCAGCGTCTGCGCGACGGTCAGCTGCGAGCCGTCGTCGCCACCGCATCGCTCGAGCTCGGGATCGACATCGGCTCGGTCGACCTGGTCGTGCAGCTCGGCTCGCCGCGAGCGATCGCGGTTGCGCTGCAGCGCGTCGGGCGCTCCGGCCACTGGGTGGGCGCGTTGCCCAAAGGCATCTTCTACGTCACGACGCGCGACGAACTGATCGAGTGCGCGGCGCTCGTGCGCGGGATTCGCGCCGGCGCGCTCGACGCGCTCGAGATCCCGAAAGCGCCGCTCGATATCCTCGCGCAGCAGATCGTCGCCTCGTGCGCGCAGCACGAATGGGATGTCGACACGCTCTACGCGGTCGTACGCGGCACCTTCGCCTATCGCGCGCTCGAGCGCAGCGACTTCGATGCGGTCGTCACGATGCTCGCCGACGGCATCGCGACCTCGCGCGGGCGCAGCGGAACCTTTTTGCACTACGATCGCGTCAACGGCAAGCTCCGAGCGCGCCGCGGCGCGCGGCTGGCCGCGATCACGAGCGGCGGTGCAATTCCCGATACCGCGAACTTCAACGTCATCGTCGAGCCCGAAGGGCACGTGATCGGTTCGCTCGACGAGGATTTTGCCGTCGAAAGCATGGCCGGCGATATCTTCCTGCTGGGCACGAACTCGTGGAAGATCCGGCGCGTCGAGGCCGGCGTCGTTCGCGTCGAGGATGCGCACGGCGCGCCCCCCTCGATCCCGTTCTGGAACGGCGAAGGGCGAGGACGCACGATCGAGCTGTCGCGCGAGGTCTGCGCCGTACGCGTCGCGATCGACCAGCGCCCCGACGAAGCGGCGATCGCGTGGCTGCAGGAAGAGTGCGCGCTGGATTCGGCCGGCGCCGAACAGGCCGTAGCGTACGTGCGCGCCGGCAAGAAAATTCTGGGCGTCGTGCCGACGGACCGCACGCTGGTTGCAGAGCGCTTCTTCGACGAGGGCGGCGGGATGCAGCTGATCCTGCACACGCCCTTCGGCGCGCGCATCAACCGCGCGTGGGGGCTCGCGCTGCGCAAAAAGTTCTGCCGTTCCTTCAACCTCGAGCTGCAGGCGGCCGCGACCGACAACGGCATCGTGCTCTCGCTGACCGATCAGCACGCGTTCCCGCTCGACGCCGTCTTCGAGTTCGTTCGTTCGGCCAGCGCCGAGCAGACGCTCACCCAAGCCTTGCTTCCGGCGCCGATGTTTGCCGCGCGCTGGCGCTGGAACGCCACGCGGGCGCTCGCGATCCTGCGCTTCAGCGGCGGGCGCAGAGTGCCGCCGCAGCTGATCCGCATGCGCGCCGACGATCTGGTGGCGGCGGTCTTCCCCGATCAAGCCGCCTGTCCCGAAAACCTCACCGGGCCGATCCGCATTCCCGACCACGTGCTCGTGCGCGAGACGCTCTCGAACTGTCTGCACGAAGCGATGGATCTCGATGGCTTCATCGCCATCCTGCGCGAGATCGAGGCCGGCTCACTGCAGACCGTGGCAATCGATACGCCGGAACCCTCGGTCTTCTGTCACGAGATCCTCAACGCCAATCCCTTCGCCTACCTCGACGACGCCCCGCTGGAAGAGCGGCGGGCGCGCGCGGTGCAGCTGCGCCGCACGATGCGCGACGACGTCGACGGCGCCGGCATCTTGGATGCAGCGGCGATCGCGCAGGTTGCCGAGGAATCGTGGCCGGTCGTGCGCGACGCCGACGAGCTGCACGACGCGCTCTCGACGCTGATCGTCATGCCGCCCGAGCCGCAATGGAAGGCCTGGTACGAGGAGCTCGTTGCGCAGCGGCGCGCGATGACCGTCGCCGGATTCTGGACCTGTGCCGAGCGGCTCGACCTTGCGCGGGCTGCCTACGAAACGCGCAGTGAAAACCGCGAGGAGGCGGTCACCGAGATTCTGCGCGGCTGGTTAGAATCGAGCGGCCCGATGACGGTCGCGCAGATGGCATCGCGTTTGCAGATCGACGGCGCGGCGATCGAGGCGGCGCTGCTGCGCCTCGAAGCGCAAGGCCAGGTGCTGCACGGACGATTCCGCAGTTCGACGCCGGACGAGCAGTGGTGCAATCGCCGCGTGCTGGCGCGCATCCACCGGCTCACCGTCGGGCGCTTGCGGCGCGAGATCGAGCCGGTTACCGCCGCGCAGTACATGGCGTTTTTGCAGCGCTGGCAGCACGTCGCGGCAAGCTCGCGGCTGCACGGCATCGACGGAACGCTGCAGATCGTGCGCCAGCTCGAGGGCTACGAAATTCCCACGGTCGCGTGGGAGGGGCAGATTCTCCCGGCGCGCGTCGCCGGCTACAAGCCCGAGTTTCTCGACCGGCTCTGCTACTCGGGCGACGTGATGTGGGGGCGCCTCTCTGCGCATCCCGCGCTCGAACCGCGCGAGGTTGAAAATTCCCGCCGCGTGCGGCCGACGCGGCTCGCGCCGATCTCGCTCTTCCTGCGCGCGAACGCGCAAGAGCTGATCGTTCGCCGCAAGGATCCCGGCGACGCGCTCTCGCACGCCGCGCGCGAAATTCTGGCGACGGTCGAAGAGCTGCGCGCGCCGTTTTTTGCCGAGATCGTTCGCGCAACCAAACGTCTGCCCAGCGAGGTCGAGGAGGCGCTCTGGCAGCTCGTCGCCGCCGGATTGATCACCGCCGACGGCTTCGACGCGCTGCGTTCGCTCAGCGATGCGAAACGCCGGCTCGGCGAACGGGGGCTGCGCGCGCGGCCGCGATCTTCGAGCGGCCGCTGGACGCCTTTGCAGGCCGCGACCCCCCGGATCGACGTCGAAGGCTTCGCACGCCGGCTGCTCGCGCGCTGGGGCGTCGTCTTTCGCGACGTGATCGCCCGCGAGTCCCTCGCGCCGCGATGGCGCGAGCTTTTACTCGTGCTGCGCCGGATGGAGGCGCGCGGCGAGATTCGCGGCGGGCGGTTCGTCGCCGGTTTCGTCGGCGAACAGTTTGCGCTGCCCGAAGCCGTCGACGCGTTACGCGCGGTGCGCCGGACCGGCGAGAGCGCGCAGATCCGCGTCGGCGCTTACGATCCGCTGAGCCTTGCGGGAATCATCGTGCCGGCCGAAGAGAGTCAGCACTTCGTGCCGGTCGCCTTACCCGGATAG
- a CDS encoding S9 family peptidase, with the protein MGRLVDLEGPAISPDARRVAFIVITQDVKHDAYVNSLAVLDLPANKTRTILRGKEVAVPRWSPNGARLAYLAQGSGEEHQLFVREGARSRQLSNAKGDVVDEAWSPDGRELAFVAADQHDDAPFFYAGDNDYTATALTPPEHLWIVSANGGSARRLTGGSWTIAPTDPGGIFSPQIAWTHDGRSIVITRVANTFSGDDEYSTLWEIDAHGGAMRKLTGHAAFELSPSYSPDGSRLAYWYPHGGDFNAETTVRIRTGDRDDAFAGGLDRNIAASLWLPDGRLLLCAASETRNLFFIAKPDGSTSPIPLGEIHPICDPYSSSTFDGGAAASVAHDGTIAFIATTPASARELYTLRTGSNRPRRVTHYNDFLAGVATGPMSELRWTGPGGFAEGGVVTDPPNAAPGRKYPIVLLIHGGPGLSNSRDFVWEQWPLAQMIASRGYVVFQPNYRGSDNLGNAYMTAIVHDTVAGPSSDILAGLTALEQRPEVDSTRVAVSGWSYGGELTSWLIGHEHFWRAAISGAAVNSEFDEYNLSTSNVQDRYPLGASPWTDDGQRIYRENSPITYYAQITTPTLIWGTTQDPVVPITQAYALFHALTENHVPVRFAVFPASTHGPDGPRQSAELTKLWLDWLAKYLTVSP; encoded by the coding sequence ATGGGCCGGCTCGTCGACCTGGAAGGGCCGGCGATCTCACCCGACGCTCGGCGCGTCGCCTTCATCGTCATCACGCAAGACGTTAAACACGACGCCTACGTCAATAGTTTAGCCGTCCTCGACCTGCCCGCGAACAAAACCCGCACGATCCTGCGAGGTAAGGAGGTCGCGGTTCCACGCTGGTCGCCCAACGGCGCGCGGCTGGCCTACCTCGCGCAGGGCTCCGGCGAGGAGCACCAGCTCTTCGTCCGCGAAGGCGCCCGCTCGCGACAGCTCAGCAACGCCAAGGGTGACGTCGTCGATGAGGCCTGGAGCCCGGACGGCCGGGAGCTCGCCTTCGTCGCCGCCGATCAGCACGACGACGCCCCCTTCTTCTATGCGGGCGACAACGACTACACGGCAACCGCGCTGACGCCGCCCGAACATCTCTGGATCGTCTCGGCGAATGGCGGGTCGGCGCGCCGGCTTACCGGCGGCTCGTGGACGATCGCCCCGACCGATCCCGGCGGGATCTTCTCGCCGCAGATCGCCTGGACGCACGACGGCCGCTCGATCGTCATCACGCGCGTCGCGAACACGTTCAGCGGCGACGACGAGTACTCGACGCTCTGGGAGATCGACGCGCACGGCGGCGCGATGCGCAAGCTCACCGGGCACGCCGCCTTCGAGCTGAGCCCATCGTATTCACCCGACGGCTCGCGCCTGGCCTATTGGTATCCGCACGGCGGCGACTTCAATGCCGAAACGACCGTGCGCATCCGCACCGGCGATCGCGACGACGCCTTCGCCGGCGGCCTCGACCGCAACATCGCCGCTTCGCTCTGGCTTCCCGACGGCCGCCTCTTGCTCTGCGCGGCCAGCGAAACGCGCAATCTCTTCTTCATCGCCAAGCCTGACGGCAGCACAAGCCCGATCCCCTTGGGCGAGATCCATCCGATCTGCGATCCCTACTCGAGCAGCACCTTCGACGGCGGCGCGGCGGCGAGCGTCGCGCACGACGGAACGATCGCGTTCATTGCAACGACGCCGGCGAGCGCGCGCGAGCTCTACACGCTGCGCACGGGATCGAATCGCCCGCGCCGCGTGACGCATTACAACGACTTTCTCGCCGGCGTCGCCACCGGGCCGATGAGCGAGCTTCGCTGGACGGGCCCGGGCGGATTCGCCGAAGGCGGGGTCGTGACCGATCCGCCCAACGCCGCACCGGGCCGGAAGTATCCGATCGTACTGCTGATTCACGGGGGGCCCGGGCTCTCGAACTCGCGGGATTTCGTTTGGGAGCAGTGGCCGCTCGCGCAGATGATCGCTTCGCGCGGCTACGTCGTCTTCCAGCCGAATTACCGCGGCAGCGACAACCTCGGCAACGCCTACATGACGGCGATCGTGCACGACACCGTCGCCGGCCCGAGCTCCGACATTCTCGCCGGTTTGACGGCGCTCGAACAACGCCCTGAGGTAGACTCCACGCGCGTCGCGGTCTCCGGCTGGTCGTACGGCGGAGAGCTGACGTCGTGGCTGATCGGGCACGAACACTTCTGGCGCGCGGCGATCTCCGGCGCGGCGGTAAATAGCGAGTTCGACGAATACAACCTCTCGACGTCCAACGTGCAGGATCGCTATCCGCTCGGTGCCTCACCCTGGACCGATGACGGGCAACGCATCTACCGTGAGAACTCGCCGATCACGTACTACGCGCAGATAACGACGCCGACGCTGATCTGGGGCACGACGCAAGATCCCGTCGTCCCGATTACGCAGGCGTACGCGCTCTTTCACGCCCTCACGGAGAACCATGTGCCGGTTCGCTTTGCCGTCTTCCCGGCGAGCACGCACGGGCCCGACGGCCCGCGGCAGTCGGCCGAGCTGACGAAGCTGTGGCTCGACTGGCTCGCCAAATACCTCACGGTGTCACCCTGA
- a CDS encoding NAD(P)-dependent oxidoreductase, whose product MMETVAFYGAGMLGSAMVRSMRRRGIPVRVWSRTAAKATALEAEGATAFSDPVEAARGAQRVHFCLNDDVSVDAVLEAALPGISAGVPIVDHTTVLPQRVAERVERLSASGRSLLHAPVFMGPPMALDSKGVMLASGDASLFARLREPLAGMCSDLRYLGERPDLAAVYKLMGNAMILTVVGGLNDMLRMGEEQGLTREQAFELFDFYDPSGQIHGRGKRMVEGNYDPMWSVDMARKDAILMQGAAKHERLPVVDAVEALLRNVSDRGLGDRDLSAVAKR is encoded by the coding sequence ATGATGGAGACGGTCGCGTTCTATGGCGCCGGCATGCTCGGCTCGGCGATGGTTCGCAGCATGCGGCGGCGCGGCATCCCGGTGCGCGTCTGGAGCCGAACGGCGGCAAAGGCGACGGCGTTGGAAGCCGAGGGCGCGACGGCCTTCAGCGATCCGGTCGAAGCAGCCAGAGGCGCGCAGCGCGTGCACTTTTGCTTGAACGACGATGTGAGCGTCGACGCGGTGCTCGAGGCGGCGCTGCCGGGAATTTCTGCCGGCGTGCCGATCGTCGATCACACGACCGTTTTGCCGCAGCGCGTTGCCGAACGCGTCGAACGGTTGAGTGCGTCGGGGCGCTCGCTGCTGCACGCACCGGTCTTCATGGGGCCGCCGATGGCGCTCGATTCGAAGGGCGTGATGCTGGCTTCGGGGGATGCCTCACTCTTTGCACGGCTGCGCGAGCCGCTCGCGGGCATGTGCAGCGACTTACGCTATCTCGGCGAACGGCCCGACCTCGCCGCGGTCTACAAGCTGATGGGCAATGCGATGATCCTGACGGTCGTCGGCGGCCTCAACGACATGCTGCGGATGGGCGAAGAGCAAGGACTAACGAGAGAACAGGCCTTCGAGCTCTTCGATTTTTACGACCCCAGCGGACAAATTCACGGACGCGGAAAACGCATGGTCGAGGGCAACTACGATCCGATGTGGAGCGTCGACATGGCGCGTAAAGACGCGATCCTCATGCAAGGGGCGGCAAAACACGAGCGTCTGCCGGTCGTCGACGCAGTCGAAGCGTTGCTGCGCAACGTCTCCGATCGCGGCTTGGGCGATCGCGATCTCTCGGCCGTTGCAAAACGCTGA
- a CDS encoding divergent polysaccharide deacetylase family protein, which yields MPRKSKRRPGSRAGRSVALIALVLFAAFAGWQLLRPKGPVQPRHVAEIVTPEPSEAPSEEATEEPAAEPTLSPAESPSESPLAATASPSPEASLAPAPQPSVSENPNGPQLALIVDDCGQWLRTERGFVALNVPVTLSVLPHVRYGDLISHEAAAAGKGVMLHLPMETLSGMNPGPGEVTTEMSDAQIVAQVQDDLAQVPLAGGVNNHEGSKASADPRVMHDVIGVLSQHGLFFIDSRTNAASVGESTAREMGVPTAARNVFLDNRADVAYSEAQLLEAARIARETGSAIAIGHPKPTTLAAVEALLPQLEASGIHFVLARELVGKGDR from the coding sequence GTGCCCAGGAAATCAAAACGTCGCCCCGGCTCGCGTGCGGGTCGCAGCGTCGCGCTTATCGCGCTCGTACTCTTCGCCGCTTTTGCCGGTTGGCAGTTACTTCGTCCGAAGGGCCCGGTTCAGCCGCGCCACGTCGCCGAGATCGTCACGCCGGAGCCTTCCGAGGCACCTAGCGAGGAAGCCACCGAGGAGCCGGCGGCCGAGCCGACGCTTTCGCCGGCCGAATCGCCCAGCGAATCGCCGCTCGCAGCGACGGCTTCACCGTCACCCGAAGCATCGCTGGCTCCCGCGCCGCAGCCGTCGGTCAGCGAGAATCCAAACGGGCCGCAGCTCGCATTGATCGTCGACGACTGCGGGCAGTGGCTGCGGACCGAACGCGGCTTCGTCGCGCTCAACGTTCCCGTAACCCTCTCCGTCTTACCGCACGTGCGATACGGCGATCTGATCTCGCACGAGGCCGCCGCTGCCGGCAAAGGCGTAATGCTTCATCTGCCGATGGAGACGCTCTCGGGGATGAACCCGGGCCCCGGCGAGGTGACGACCGAGATGAGCGACGCGCAGATCGTCGCGCAGGTTCAAGATGATCTCGCGCAAGTTCCGCTCGCCGGCGGCGTCAACAATCACGAAGGGAGCAAAGCCTCCGCGGATCCGCGCGTGATGCACGACGTCATCGGCGTGCTCTCGCAGCACGGACTCTTCTTCATCGATTCCCGCACGAACGCGGCGTCGGTCGGCGAGTCGACCGCCCGCGAGATGGGCGTCCCGACGGCGGCGCGCAACGTCTTTCTTGATAATCGTGCCGACGTCGCGTATAGCGAGGCGCAGCTTCTCGAAGCCGCGCGCATCGCGCGCGAGACCGGCAGCGCGATCGCGATCGGGCATCCGAAACCGACGACGCTGGCCGCCGTCGAGGCGCTCCTGCCGCAGCTGGAAGCCTCCGGCATTCACTTCGTCCTCGCCCGGGAACTGGTCGGCAAGGGAGATCGCTAA
- a CDS encoding WGxxGxxG family protein: MRNSIALFALLSLGIAFVPRVADAQMDQASTVPSATVNPLATENPEESASPFESPNPGETPGETEVVSSSSSGGDWGLIGILGLLGLLGLRKRT; encoded by the coding sequence ATGAGAAACAGCATCGCACTATTTGCCCTGCTCTCACTCGGAATAGCATTCGTGCCGCGCGTAGCGGACGCGCAGATGGACCAAGCATCGACGGTGCCGTCGGCGACGGTTAATCCCTTAGCCACGGAGAACCCCGAAGAGAGTGCCAGCCCGTTCGAGAGCCCAAATCCCGGTGAGACGCCGGGCGAGACCGAAGTCGTTTCTTCCAGCAGTAGCGGCGGGGACTGGGGTTTGATCGGAATTCTCGGGCTGCTGGGGCTGCTCGGTTTGCGTAAGCGGACGTGA
- a CDS encoding methyltransferase domain-containing protein produces the protein MDLNPQAAQMADESMVRNLDAQARAIWPQEVALVQRYALPPEARILDAGCGTGEISSRVATLFPDASVLAVDILNEHLDRARERYGGLAPRLTFEHQSIFALNADDASFDLTLCRHVLHSIPQVERVLAELVRVTRPGGHLHLIPEDYGMLHFQRGRLDPRDFWHEVPPTMELEGNTDLFIGRNIYGMLAALGLQEIAIDYVVVDTLRVPRETFAAIIEAWRDGYAEAIGEATAVSTELAVEYFNQMIGNIRDPAGYAVWMVPVVAARVPATERA, from the coding sequence ATGGATCTCAACCCTCAGGCGGCGCAGATGGCGGACGAGTCGATGGTCCGCAACCTCGACGCACAGGCGCGCGCTATCTGGCCCCAAGAGGTCGCGCTCGTGCAGCGATACGCGCTGCCGCCCGAGGCGCGCATCCTCGACGCCGGGTGCGGCACGGGCGAGATCTCGTCGCGCGTCGCGACGCTCTTTCCCGACGCGAGCGTTTTAGCCGTCGACATCCTCAACGAGCACTTGGATCGCGCCCGCGAACGATACGGCGGCCTCGCGCCCCGGCTAACCTTCGAGCATCAAAGCATCTTTGCGCTCAACGCCGATGACGCCAGCTTCGACCTGACGCTTTGCCGGCACGTGCTCCATTCGATTCCGCAGGTCGAACGAGTACTGGCCGAACTCGTGCGCGTGACGCGCCCCGGCGGCCACCTTCACCTGATTCCCGAGGACTACGGGATGCTGCATTTCCAGCGAGGCCGTCTCGATCCGCGCGATTTCTGGCACGAAGTTCCCCCCACGATGGAACTCGAGGGCAACACCGACCTTTTCATCGGCCGCAACATCTACGGCATGCTCGCGGCGCTCGGGCTGCAGGAGATCGCGATCGACTACGTCGTCGTCGATACGCTGCGCGTCCCGCGCGAGACCTTCGCCGCAATCATCGAAGCGTGGCGCGATGGGTACGCCGAGGCGATCGGCGAGGCAACCGCGGTGAGCACTGAGCTGGCCGTCGAATACTTCAATCAGATGATCGGCAACATTCGCGATCCCGCGGGGTACGCGGTCTGGATGGTTCCGGTCGTGGCCGCGCGCGTGCCCGCAACCGAGCGCGCGTGA